A genomic region of Rhodanobacter sp. contains the following coding sequences:
- a CDS encoding ShlB/FhaC/HecB family hemolysin secretion/activation protein: MALPLAVRAQQVPPDAGSTLRDTQQRPLEVPRAGPALPRAPARPALRADRGVRFTVKAVRVSGNTTFDESTLRALVSSDLLGKRVSLADLQSAAAKITAYYRAHGFLVARAYVPVQKIDEEGASVEIAVIEGVLGKLTVNNQSRLSAATLARFMAPVHPGAPMTADTLGRQILLLSDQAGVPPDGGVDAVLRAGRETGQSDVDLDVGRMPLLTGRVGLDNYGSRYTGTTRTTGQVNLLSPFGLGDSFAFNYLDSFDGLRSGAFAAAMPVGGDGLSVGATYVDASYRLGGDFASLQASGTAHSTGLYVSYPWVRTERWNFGTSLGVDHHWFVDRLGITNTVTPKHVDVMNLTLSGDLRDALTPDSVFSWRAVLESGHVGIDTPDAGTMAARTAGHFRKFNASLLYLQALSRDWTVYGSLAAQRSSRNLDSSEQLTLGGPYSVRAYPIGAAAGDEGEVGTIELRHGLPQVYGCAPSLVIFADRGLLRINHTPFAPGTNSIALGTAGLGFTIAKAGNFSAEFYWAVKNTSSTLASGDGRSNRVWGQVAMYF; encoded by the coding sequence ATGGCACTGCCGCTCGCGGTGCGCGCCCAGCAGGTGCCGCCGGATGCCGGCTCGACCCTGCGCGACACCCAGCAACGTCCGCTGGAGGTGCCGCGCGCCGGCCCCGCCTTGCCGCGCGCTCCGGCGCGACCGGCGTTGCGTGCGGATAGGGGCGTGCGCTTCACGGTGAAGGCGGTACGGGTGAGCGGCAATACCACGTTCGATGAGTCGACGCTGCGGGCACTGGTGAGCAGCGACCTGCTCGGCAAGCGCGTGTCGCTGGCCGATTTGCAGTCGGCGGCGGCGAAGATCACGGCGTATTACCGCGCGCACGGTTTCCTGGTGGCGAGGGCATACGTGCCCGTCCAGAAGATCGACGAAGAGGGCGCGAGCGTCGAGATCGCGGTGATCGAAGGCGTGCTCGGCAAGCTGACGGTAAACAACCAGTCGCGGCTGTCGGCGGCGACGCTGGCGCGCTTCATGGCGCCGGTGCATCCGGGTGCGCCGATGACGGCGGATACGCTGGGTCGACAGATCCTGCTGCTGTCGGATCAGGCGGGCGTGCCGCCGGACGGCGGGGTCGATGCGGTGCTGCGTGCGGGGCGCGAAACCGGTCAGTCCGACGTGGATCTGGATGTCGGGCGCATGCCGCTGCTCACCGGCCGGGTGGGACTGGACAACTACGGCAGCCGCTACACGGGCACCACGCGCACCACCGGTCAGGTCAACCTGCTTTCGCCTTTCGGCCTCGGCGACTCGTTCGCGTTCAACTACCTCGATTCGTTCGATGGCCTGCGCTCCGGTGCATTCGCAGCCGCCATGCCTGTCGGCGGCGACGGCCTGAGCGTCGGCGCCACCTACGTCGATGCGAGCTACCGGCTTGGCGGGGATTTCGCCAGCCTGCAGGCTTCGGGCACGGCGCATTCCACGGGGCTGTACGTCTCCTATCCGTGGGTACGGACGGAGCGCTGGAACTTCGGCACCAGCCTGGGCGTGGATCATCACTGGTTCGTCGACCGCCTCGGCATCACCAACACGGTGACGCCCAAGCACGTGGATGTGATGAACCTGACTTTGAGCGGCGACCTGCGCGACGCGCTGACGCCCGATAGCGTTTTTTCGTGGAGAGCGGTACTGGAGTCCGGCCATGTGGGCATCGACACGCCGGATGCCGGAACGATGGCGGCGCGGACGGCGGGCCACTTCCGCAAGTTCAATGCTTCGCTTCTGTACCTGCAGGCACTTTCGCGCGATTGGACGGTCTACGGCAGCCTGGCCGCGCAACGCTCGTCGCGGAACCTGGACAGTTCGGAACAATTGACGCTCGGCGGCCCCTACTCGGTGCGTGCCTATCCGATAGGCGCGGCTGCGGGAGACGAGGGCGAGGTCGGCACCATCGAACTGCGCCATGGCCTGCCGCAGGTGTATGGCTGCGCACCTAGCTTGGTGATCTTTGCCGACAGGGGCCTTCTGCGCATCAATCACACGCCGTTCGCGCCTGGAACCAACAGCATCGCTTTGGGCACGGCGGGCCTGGGATTCACGATCGCCAAGGCCGGCAATTTCAGCGCAGAGTTTTATTGGGCCGTAAAGAACACGAGTTCAACGCTGGCTTCCGGCGACGGCCGCTCCAATCGGGTGTGGGGACAAGTCGCGATGTACTTCTGA
- a CDS encoding aldo/keto reductase family oxidoreductase yields the protein MNTLEKAGTFRLGDRDVHRMGYGAMQLAGPGVFGPPKDPAGALEVLREAVAAGVDHIDTSDFYGPHVTNHLIREALSPYPDGLTIVTKVGAVRGADASWNPAQSPVELTRAVHDNLRNLGLDTLDVVNLRLMGDVHAPKEGSIEPQFSALAELRAKGLIRHLGLSNATLAQVEQAQSIAPLACVQNQYNLAQRQDDELIDALCAMDVAYVPFFPLGGFSPLQSDRLDSVAKRLGATPMQVALAWLLHRSPNVLLIPGTSSVGHLRENLAAASLALPADALAELDAIGRR from the coding sequence ATGAATACCCTCGAAAAAGCCGGCACCTTCCGACTCGGCGACCGCGACGTCCACCGCATGGGCTATGGCGCCATGCAGCTCGCCGGCCCTGGCGTGTTCGGACCGCCGAAGGACCCGGCCGGAGCACTTGAAGTGCTGCGCGAAGCCGTCGCGGCGGGCGTCGACCACATCGACACCAGCGACTTCTACGGCCCGCACGTCACCAACCACCTGATACGCGAGGCGCTCAGCCCGTATCCGGACGGACTCACGATCGTGACCAAGGTGGGGGCCGTGCGCGGCGCCGACGCTTCGTGGAACCCCGCGCAAAGCCCCGTCGAGCTGACCCGCGCCGTGCACGACAACCTGCGCAACCTCGGCCTCGACACGCTCGACGTGGTGAACCTGCGCCTCATGGGCGACGTGCACGCCCCGAAAGAAGGCAGCATCGAGCCGCAATTCAGCGCGCTGGCCGAGCTGCGCGCGAAAGGCCTGATCCGACACCTCGGCCTGAGCAACGCGACCCTCGCGCAGGTCGAGCAGGCGCAATCCATCGCGCCCCTGGCATGCGTGCAAAACCAGTACAACCTCGCGCAGCGCCAGGACGACGAGCTGATCGACGCACTGTGCGCCATGGATGTCGCCTACGTACCGTTCTTTCCCCTGGGCGGCTTCAGCCCACTGCAATCGGACCGGCTCGACAGCGTGGCCAAACGCCTCGGCGCCACGCCGATGCAGGTGGCGCTCGCCTGGCTGCTGCATCGCTCGCCGAACGTCCTGCTGATCCCTGGCACCTCGTCGGTCGGCCATCTGCGCGAGAACCTCGCGGCGGCGTCACTGGCATTGCCGGCCGATGCACTGGCGGAGCTGGACGCCATCGGCCGGCGCTGA
- a CDS encoding LysR family transcriptional regulator, which translates to MNADLPDLFAFLAVARAGGFREAARTGDASASSLSEAVRRLEAGLGVRLLNRTTRSVAPTEAGARLVERLLPALGEVEAALDVVNHYRDNPAGTLRINVPANVARTVLLPIIAPFLRRYADIRIEVVVEDSFVDLLAAGCDAGIRYDDRLEQDMIALPIGPRTQRMITAASPEYLAAHGEPEHPRDLLRHRCIRGQFAGGATPAWEFECDGEIVRIDAPGPLQVRQGAALDLAVGGALQGLGIIHLFEDWLRPHLDSGALVPILQPWCQSFSGPYLYYPGRRHLPAPLKAFVEFVRHDVPST; encoded by the coding sequence ATGAATGCCGATTTGCCGGACCTCTTCGCCTTTCTTGCCGTGGCGCGTGCGGGCGGCTTCCGTGAAGCGGCGCGCACCGGGGATGCCTCGGCATCAAGCCTCAGCGAGGCGGTGCGCCGCCTGGAAGCCGGGCTGGGCGTTCGCCTGTTGAACCGCACCACGCGCAGCGTTGCGCCGACCGAGGCAGGCGCGCGGCTGGTCGAGCGGCTGCTGCCGGCGCTCGGCGAGGTGGAGGCCGCACTCGACGTGGTGAACCACTACCGCGACAACCCGGCGGGAACCTTGCGCATCAACGTGCCTGCCAACGTGGCGCGCACGGTGCTGTTGCCCATCATCGCCCCGTTCCTCAGACGGTATGCCGACATCCGCATCGAGGTGGTGGTGGAAGACAGCTTTGTCGACCTGCTGGCGGCGGGCTGCGATGCGGGGATCCGCTACGACGACCGGCTGGAGCAGGACATGATCGCCCTGCCCATCGGTCCGCGCACGCAGCGCATGATCACGGCGGCTTCTCCGGAGTACCTGGCGGCCCATGGCGAGCCGGAGCACCCGCGGGATCTGCTCCGGCACCGTTGCATCCGCGGCCAGTTCGCAGGGGGCGCCACGCCGGCATGGGAATTCGAGTGCGACGGAGAAATCGTCCGCATCGACGCGCCGGGCCCGCTGCAGGTGCGCCAGGGCGCGGCCCTCGACCTGGCGGTGGGCGGTGCGCTGCAGGGGCTGGGCATCATCCATCTGTTCGAGGATTGGCTGCGGCCGCATCTGGACAGCGGTGCGCTCGTGCCCATCCTGCAACCGTGGTGCCAGTCCTTCAGCGGCCCCTATCTCTACTATCCGGGGCGCAGGCATCTGCCGGCACCGCTCAAGGCGTTCGTGGAGTTCGTGCGCCACGACGTGCCGTCGACGTGA
- a CDS encoding glycoside hydrolase family 2 TIM barrel-domain containing protein yields the protein MKKPWMQRMPGCCWRLLLLAACVLAVPPPVEAAQLATQSLDGGWQFRLAPGDKHAAEHPDVARWLPASVPGTVQTDLLAAKLVADPYVRDNEAKIQWVGLSDWQYRSTFAVDAATLKRGHVDLVFDGLDTFADVSLNGHRLLAADNMFRRWRVPAKAWLHAGTNTLVVTLHSPIARLQPWLLKQPYALPGEFDTPFGDEPEGKQTANYVRKAAWQYGWDWGPRIVTEGIWKDVKLESWDTLRLADFHIAQPKVTADMAELQAQLDLRADAAGTAKVMLRWRAPDGAVQSQASDVALKAGDNRVAVPLRIADPQRWWPVGYGAPNLYDFHVEVDMDGHAVASADRSTGLRSIELRRQKDRWGRSFEFVVNGVPIFAKGADVVPQDMFPNRVTPARIDAMLQSARDANMNMLRVWGGGYYFDDTFYAEADKLGLMVWQDFMFGGAIPPYDEAFRDNTRVEAIQQVDRLRDHPSIVLWCGNNEVETAWESWDGSLKLKATEPKAEVQRIEQGMRELFDHTLRDAVATQSPETPYWPSTPSSDYDTKANVLDDGDYHYWNVWSGDALPPTAYLDVTPRFQSEYGLQSFPSMATLRSVLAPADLDIDSPVLRAHQKFDKGRGNQRLLMYVEREYGKPKDFASLVYLSQVMQAEGIQLAAEHLRASRPQSMGSLYWQLNDVWPGVTWASIDYYGRWKALQYHARRFYAPLRVVAIRKDGKTQVSLVSDRTEAFDAELRVRVLGMDGKTLWEHAQPAHVAALASTPAGDYTDAQLLHGADPRRTVAVFELLDHGKPVSRHLVYFDDAKNLALPDPGLKAELSADGRSVTVSAQHLAREVWVDFGEAGADARLSDNAFDLLPGESVTLRVDSTADAAALRRALTVRSLYGATAGTPP from the coding sequence ATGAAGAAGCCTTGGATGCAACGCATGCCAGGATGCTGCTGGCGACTTCTGCTGCTGGCCGCTTGCGTGCTGGCCGTACCGCCGCCGGTCGAGGCGGCGCAGTTGGCGACGCAATCGCTGGATGGCGGCTGGCAATTCCGCCTGGCGCCCGGTGACAAACACGCCGCCGAGCATCCGGATGTTGCGCGCTGGCTGCCGGCGAGCGTGCCGGGCACCGTGCAGACCGACCTGCTTGCCGCGAAGCTGGTCGCCGACCCCTACGTGCGCGACAACGAAGCGAAGATCCAGTGGGTGGGCTTGTCCGACTGGCAATACCGCAGCACCTTCGCCGTGGATGCGGCCACCTTGAAGCGCGGGCACGTGGATCTGGTGTTCGACGGCCTGGACACCTTTGCCGACGTCTCGCTCAACGGCCACCGGTTGCTGGCCGCCGACAACATGTTCCGCCGCTGGCGCGTGCCGGCGAAGGCGTGGCTGCATGCGGGGACGAACACGCTGGTGGTCACCCTGCATTCGCCGATCGCGCGCCTGCAACCGTGGTTGCTGAAGCAGCCCTACGCGCTGCCGGGCGAGTTCGACACGCCCTTCGGCGATGAACCCGAAGGCAAGCAGACCGCCAACTACGTGCGCAAGGCCGCCTGGCAGTACGGCTGGGACTGGGGGCCGCGCATCGTCACCGAAGGCATCTGGAAGGACGTGAAGCTGGAGAGCTGGGACACGTTGCGCCTCGCGGATTTCCACATTGCGCAGCCGAAAGTCACTGCGGACATGGCCGAGCTGCAGGCGCAACTCGACCTCCGCGCCGACGCCGCCGGCACGGCCAAGGTCATGTTGCGCTGGCGCGCGCCGGACGGCGCCGTGCAGTCGCAGGCCAGCGACGTCGCGCTCAAGGCCGGCGACAACCGCGTCGCCGTGCCGCTGCGCATCGCCGATCCGCAGCGCTGGTGGCCGGTGGGCTACGGCGCGCCGAACCTGTACGACTTCCACGTCGAGGTGGACATGGACGGCCACGCCGTGGCCAGCGCGGACCGCAGCACCGGCCTGCGCAGCATCGAGCTGCGGCGGCAGAAGGATCGCTGGGGCAGGAGCTTCGAGTTCGTGGTGAACGGCGTGCCGATCTTCGCCAAGGGCGCCGACGTCGTCCCGCAGGACATGTTCCCGAACCGCGTCACGCCGGCGCGCATCGACGCGATGCTGCAGTCCGCGCGCGATGCCAACATGAACATGCTGCGCGTCTGGGGCGGCGGCTACTACTTCGACGACACGTTCTACGCCGAGGCCGACAAGCTGGGCCTGATGGTGTGGCAGGACTTCATGTTCGGCGGCGCGATCCCGCCCTACGACGAGGCTTTCCGCGACAACACGCGCGTCGAGGCGATCCAGCAGGTGGATCGCCTGCGCGACCATCCCTCCATCGTCCTGTGGTGCGGCAACAACGAGGTCGAGACCGCGTGGGAGTCGTGGGACGGCAGCTTGAAGCTCAAGGCCACGGAGCCCAAGGCCGAAGTGCAGCGCATCGAACAAGGCATGCGCGAACTGTTCGACCACACGCTGCGCGACGCGGTGGCGACACAGTCGCCCGAAACGCCGTACTGGCCGAGCACGCCGAGCAGCGACTACGACACCAAGGCCAACGTGCTGGACGACGGCGACTACCACTACTGGAACGTGTGGTCGGGCGACGCGCTGCCGCCGACGGCCTACCTCGACGTCACCCCGCGCTTCCAGTCCGAGTACGGGCTGCAGTCCTTCCCGTCCATGGCCACGCTGCGCAGCGTGCTCGCGCCGGCCGATCTCGACATCGATTCGCCCGTGCTGCGCGCGCACCAGAAATTCGACAAGGGCCGCGGCAACCAGCGCCTGCTGATGTACGTGGAGCGCGAGTACGGCAAGCCGAAGGACTTCGCATCGCTGGTTTACCTGAGCCAGGTCATGCAGGCCGAAGGCATCCAGCTCGCCGCCGAACACCTGCGCGCCTCGCGTCCGCAGAGCATGGGTTCGCTGTACTGGCAGCTCAACGACGTGTGGCCCGGCGTGACCTGGGCCAGCATCGACTACTACGGCCGCTGGAAGGCGCTGCAGTACCACGCCAGGCGTTTCTATGCGCCGCTGCGCGTGGTGGCCATCCGCAAGGATGGCAAGACGCAGGTGTCGCTGGTCTCCGACCGCACCGAAGCATTCGACGCCGAGTTGCGCGTGCGCGTGCTCGGCATGGACGGCAAGACGCTGTGGGAGCACGCGCAGCCGGCGCACGTGGCGGCGCTGGCGAGTACGCCGGCCGGCGACTACACCGATGCACAGCTGCTGCATGGCGCCGATCCGCGCCGCACGGTGGCGGTGTTCGAGTTGCTGGACCACGGCAAGCCGGTCTCGCGCCATCTGGTCTACTTCGACGACGCGAAGAACCTGGCATTGCCCGATCCCGGCCTGAAGGCGGAGCTGTCCGCCGACGGCCGCAGCGTCACGGTGAGTGCCCAGCACCTTGCGCGCGAGGTGTGGGTGGATTTCGGCGAGGCCGGTGCCGATGCGCGCCTGTCCGACAACGCGTTCGACCTGCTGCCCGGCGAGTCGGTGACCTTGCGCGTCGACAGCACTGCCGATGCAGCCGCATTGCGGCGTGCGTTGACGGTGCGCAGCCTGTACGGCGCCACGGCAGGCACGCCGCCATGA
- a CDS encoding glycoside hydrolase family 3 C-terminal domain-containing protein: protein MTKRLAGAAILALLLAATGAMAQTQSATARAQALVARMTLAEKVSQLQNDAPAIPRLGVPAYEWWNEGLHGHARDGYATVFPQAIGLAASWDAPLLQAVGTVVSVEARARFNAVGAGHAHQRYQGLTIWSPNINIDRDPRWGRGQETYGEDPLLTGSLAVAFVHGIQGDDPRHPRAIATPKHFVAHSGPETGRDSFDAVVSPHDLEDTYLPAFRAAVTAGDAGSVMCSYNALNGVPTCADAMLLDTWLRKDWGFKGYVVSDCDAVGDIAAFHHYKPDDVQAAAAALAAGTDLDCGHTYANLAAAVRKGAIPESALDVALVRLFAARYRLGELGSDDPYAQIGASEIDSAAHRKLALQAALESLVLLKNAHATLPLHSGLRLAVIGPDADTLETLEANYHGTARMPVTPLQGMRERFGADRVSYAQGAPVAAGVPVPVPETALRTPDGAAGLRGAYYANADFGGEATLVRTDRTIDFDWDRAAPAAGLDASHYAVRWSGELLPPGPGDYLLAVHVDRCFDCDAHDAVRLFLDGKPLLADDGDDKHMQAKLHFTDDQPHTLRMELLHRSRDGGVRLQWLAPPAAQLAEADRAMRAADAVVAFVGLSPDVEGEALRVEVSGFAGGDRTSLALPAPQRALLERAAASGKPLVVVLMSGGAVALDWAKQHADAILAAWYPGQAGGTAIAQVLAGDSNPAGRLPVTFYRSVHDLPPFTSYAMQGRTYRYFRGTPLYPFGYGLSYTRFDYSAPTLSTETLKAGDPLQVSAELRNAGARAGDEVVQVYLDVPPSPLAPRHVLVGFRRVHLAPGERRRVEFILSPRDVSRVDAAGTRAVEPGRYRVFIGGGQPGDAAGVASTFTIEGQQVVAP from the coding sequence ATGACGAAACGCCTCGCCGGTGCGGCGATTCTCGCGCTGCTGCTGGCGGCGACCGGTGCCATGGCGCAAACGCAGAGCGCAACGGCGCGCGCGCAGGCGCTGGTGGCGAGGATGACGCTGGCGGAGAAAGTGTCGCAGTTGCAGAACGACGCGCCGGCGATCCCGCGTCTCGGCGTGCCGGCCTACGAGTGGTGGAACGAGGGCCTGCACGGCCATGCGCGCGACGGATACGCCACCGTGTTCCCGCAGGCCATCGGCCTGGCCGCGAGCTGGGACGCGCCGCTGTTGCAGGCCGTGGGAACCGTGGTGTCGGTCGAAGCACGCGCCCGCTTCAACGCGGTCGGCGCGGGGCACGCGCACCAGCGCTACCAGGGGCTGACCATCTGGTCGCCCAACATCAACATCGACCGTGATCCGCGCTGGGGCCGCGGCCAGGAAACCTACGGCGAGGATCCGTTGCTCACCGGCAGCCTCGCGGTGGCTTTCGTGCATGGCATCCAGGGCGACGACCCGCGCCACCCGCGCGCCATCGCCACGCCCAAGCACTTCGTGGCGCACAGCGGGCCGGAAACCGGCCGCGACAGCTTCGATGCGGTGGTCTCGCCGCACGACCTGGAAGACACCTACCTGCCGGCCTTCCGTGCGGCGGTCACCGCGGGCGACGCGGGTTCGGTGATGTGTTCCTACAACGCCTTGAACGGCGTGCCAACCTGCGCCGACGCGATGCTGCTGGACACCTGGCTGCGCAAGGACTGGGGCTTCAAGGGCTACGTGGTGTCCGACTGCGACGCGGTGGGCGACATCGCGGCCTTCCATCACTACAAACCCGACGACGTGCAGGCTGCCGCGGCCGCCCTGGCTGCGGGAACCGACCTCGACTGCGGCCACACCTACGCGAACCTTGCCGCGGCGGTGCGCAAGGGTGCAATCCCCGAATCCGCGCTGGATGTCGCGCTGGTGCGGTTGTTCGCCGCGCGCTATCGCCTCGGCGAGCTGGGCAGCGACGATCCGTATGCGCAGATTGGCGCGAGCGAGATCGACAGCGCAGCGCATCGCAAGCTGGCCTTGCAGGCCGCGCTGGAGTCGCTGGTGCTGCTGAAGAACGCGCACGCCACGCTGCCCTTGCACAGCGGCCTGCGCCTCGCGGTGATCGGCCCCGACGCGGACACGCTAGAGACGCTGGAGGCGAACTACCACGGTACCGCGCGCATGCCGGTGACGCCATTGCAGGGCATGCGCGAACGCTTCGGCGCCGACCGTGTCAGCTACGCCCAAGGCGCGCCGGTGGCTGCCGGTGTACCGGTTCCCGTGCCGGAGACGGCGTTGCGCACGCCGGATGGCGCGGCGGGCCTCCGCGGTGCGTATTACGCGAACGCGGATTTCGGCGGCGAGGCCACGCTCGTTCGTACCGATCGTACGATCGACTTCGACTGGGACCGCGCGGCGCCTGCCGCCGGCCTCGATGCCAGTCATTACGCGGTGCGCTGGAGCGGCGAGCTGCTGCCGCCGGGTCCGGGCGACTACCTTCTGGCCGTGCACGTGGATCGCTGCTTCGACTGCGACGCGCACGATGCGGTGCGCCTGTTCCTGGACGGCAAGCCGCTGCTCGCGGACGACGGCGACGACAAGCACATGCAGGCGAAGCTGCATTTCACCGACGACCAACCGCACACGCTGCGCATGGAGCTGCTACACCGCAGCCGCGACGGCGGCGTGCGCCTGCAATGGCTGGCGCCACCCGCGGCGCAGCTGGCCGAAGCCGACCGCGCGATGCGCGCGGCGGACGCGGTGGTCGCCTTCGTCGGCCTCTCGCCCGACGTCGAGGGCGAGGCCTTGCGGGTCGAGGTGTCCGGCTTTGCCGGCGGCGACCGCACATCGCTGGCGCTGCCGGCGCCGCAGCGCGCGTTGCTGGAGCGTGCCGCAGCCTCCGGCAAGCCGCTGGTGGTGGTGCTGATGTCCGGCGGCGCGGTGGCGCTGGACTGGGCGAAGCAGCACGCCGACGCCATCCTCGCCGCGTGGTATCCGGGGCAGGCCGGCGGCACCGCGATCGCGCAGGTATTGGCAGGCGACAGCAATCCGGCCGGCCGCCTGCCGGTGACGTTCTACCGTTCGGTGCACGACCTGCCGCCGTTCACCAGCTATGCGATGCAGGGGCGCACCTACCGCTATTTCCGCGGCACGCCGCTGTACCCGTTCGGCTATGGCCTGAGCTACACGCGCTTCGATTACAGCGCGCCCACCTTGTCGACGGAGACGCTGAAGGCGGGCGACCCGCTGCAGGTCAGCGCCGAGTTGCGCAACGCCGGAGCACGCGCGGGCGACGAAGTGGTGCAGGTGTACCTCGACGTGCCGCCGTCGCCATTGGCGCCGCGGCATGTGCTGGTGGGTTTCCGGCGCGTGCATCTCGCGCCGGGCGAACGCCGGCGCGTGGAGTTCATACTCTCGCCGCGCGACGTGAGCCGCGTGGACGCGGCAGGCACGCGCGCCGTCGAACCCGGCCGCTATCGCGTGTTCATCGGCGGCGGCCAACCCGGCGATGCCGCGGGTGTCGCATCCACGTTCACCATCGAAGGCCAGCAGGTGGTCGCACCATGA
- a CDS encoding glycoside hydrolase family 125 protein has product MTDRTVTLLNRRDLLKLMGVGAAALAVPRLAMAGAAKAFASHRPPADKRKFTSSAVEAEIARVQAKIGDPELAWLFGNCYPNTLDTTVQTGTLRGKPDTFIVTGDIDAMWLRDSSAQVWPYLPLAAQDASLRRLYRGLIHRHAACIAIDPYANAFLPDPQAHTTLSWAQHDLTDMKPGVAERKWEVDSLCWTIRIAHGYWKATGDRVPFDDDWRAAMHAVLATFRTQQRKHGPGPYHFQRASAVPTDTVPLDGYGNPAVPVGMIFSMFRPSDDACIYPLFVPANAFAVVSLRQLAEMSRALHGDAAFAADCEALAAEVQAALEKHALMHEGGGDFWAYEADGYGNQLFMDDANVPSLLALPYLGFCAKNDARYRRTRARAWGGRNPYFFRGTAAEGIGGPHEGLRMIWPMSLMVRALTSEDAGEIRQCLHWLKTTHAGTGFMHEAFDQDDPAKFTRPWFAWANSLFGELIVELADHHPELLR; this is encoded by the coding sequence ATGACTGATCGCACAGTAACCCTGCTCAACCGCCGCGACCTGCTCAAGCTGATGGGCGTCGGCGCCGCCGCCTTGGCCGTGCCGCGCCTCGCCATGGCCGGAGCGGCAAAGGCGTTCGCCAGCCATCGGCCGCCGGCCGACAAGCGCAAGTTCACCAGCAGCGCGGTGGAAGCGGAGATCGCGCGCGTGCAGGCGAAGATCGGCGACCCGGAACTCGCGTGGCTGTTCGGCAACTGCTACCCGAACACGCTGGACACCACGGTGCAGACCGGCACGCTGCGCGGCAAGCCGGACACCTTCATCGTCACCGGCGACATCGACGCGATGTGGTTGCGCGACTCTTCCGCGCAGGTGTGGCCCTACCTGCCGCTGGCCGCGCAGGACGCGTCGCTGCGCCGGCTGTACCGCGGACTGATCCACCGGCACGCGGCGTGCATCGCGATCGACCCGTATGCCAACGCCTTCCTGCCCGATCCGCAAGCGCACACCACGCTGAGCTGGGCGCAGCACGACCTCACCGACATGAAACCCGGCGTGGCCGAGCGGAAGTGGGAAGTCGACTCGCTGTGCTGGACCATCCGCATCGCCCACGGCTACTGGAAGGCCACCGGCGACCGCGTGCCGTTCGACGACGACTGGCGTGCCGCGATGCACGCGGTGCTGGCGACCTTCCGCACGCAGCAGCGCAAGCATGGGCCGGGGCCGTACCACTTCCAGCGCGCATCGGCGGTGCCCACCGACACCGTGCCGCTGGACGGCTACGGCAATCCGGCGGTGCCGGTGGGGATGATCTTCTCGATGTTCCGACCCTCGGACGATGCCTGCATCTATCCGCTGTTCGTGCCGGCCAATGCCTTCGCCGTGGTATCGCTGCGGCAGCTGGCCGAGATGTCGCGCGCGCTGCACGGCGATGCCGCGTTCGCCGCCGATTGCGAGGCGCTGGCTGCCGAGGTGCAGGCTGCGCTGGAAAAACATGCGCTGATGCACGAGGGCGGCGGGGACTTCTGGGCCTACGAGGCGGACGGCTACGGCAACCAGCTGTTCATGGACGACGCCAACGTGCCCAGCCTGCTGGCCTTGCCGTACCTCGGCTTCTGCGCGAAGAACGACGCGCGCTACCGGCGCACGCGCGCCCGCGCCTGGGGCGGACGCAACCCGTACTTCTTCCGCGGCACCGCGGCGGAGGGCATCGGCGGCCCGCACGAAGGCCTGCGCATGATCTGGCCGATGTCGCTGATGGTGCGCGCGCTCACCAGCGAGGACGCCGGCGAGATCCGCCAGTGCCTGCACTGGCTCAAGACCACGCATGCCGGCACCGGCTTCATGCACGAGGCTTTCGATCAGGACGATCCCGCGAAATTCACCCGGCCCTGGTTCGCCTGGGCCAACAGCCTGTTCGGCGAGTTGATCGTCGAGCTGGCCGACCATCACCCCGAACTGCTGCGCTAG